In Vogesella indigofera, a single window of DNA contains:
- a CDS encoding pyridoxal phosphate-dependent aminotransferase, with translation MQPIQKSQKLANVCYDIRGPVLEHAKRMEEEGHRIIKLNIGNPAPFGFFAPDEIIEDVIANLQNASGYCDSKGLFAARKAIMHYAQQKHIPGVGMEDIYIGNGVSELIVMAMQALLDNGDEVLVPAPDYPLWTAAVSLAGGRPVHYLCDEAEGWMPSIADIRAKITPRTKALVVINPNNPTGALYPDHILQQLVEVAREFGLILYADEIYDKVLYDGATHTSIASLAPDLLVCTFNGLSKNYRACGYRAGWMILAGEKRHAKDYIEGLNMLASMRLCANVPAQYAIQTALGGYQSIDDLVAPGGRLARQRDLAWEMLTAIPGVTCVKPQGALYLFPRLDPAIYPIEDDQQFILELLQQERVLLVQGSGFNWVAPDHFRVVFLPNSDDLTEAIGRIARFLENYRKQHGTA, from the coding sequence ATGCAGCCTATCCAGAAATCACAAAAACTTGCCAACGTCTGCTATGACATTCGCGGCCCGGTGCTTGAGCACGCCAAGCGCATGGAAGAAGAAGGTCATCGCATCATCAAGCTCAATATCGGCAATCCGGCGCCATTCGGCTTTTTCGCCCCGGACGAGATCATCGAAGACGTGATCGCCAATTTGCAGAATGCGTCCGGCTATTGTGATTCCAAGGGCCTGTTCGCCGCGCGTAAGGCGATCATGCACTACGCGCAGCAGAAGCATATTCCCGGCGTCGGCATGGAAGACATCTACATCGGCAACGGCGTGTCCGAACTGATCGTGATGGCGATGCAGGCGCTGCTCGACAACGGCGACGAGGTGCTGGTGCCTGCGCCGGACTATCCGCTGTGGACCGCGGCGGTGAGCCTCGCCGGCGGCCGCCCGGTGCACTACCTGTGCGACGAGGCCGAGGGCTGGATGCCGTCGATCGCCGACATTCGCGCCAAGATCACGCCGCGCACCAAGGCGCTGGTGGTGATCAACCCCAACAACCCGACCGGCGCGCTGTACCCGGACCACATTCTGCAGCAGCTGGTCGAGGTGGCGCGCGAATTCGGCCTCATCCTCTATGCCGATGAAATCTACGACAAGGTGCTGTACGACGGCGCCACGCACACCTCGATTGCCTCGCTGGCGCCGGACTTGCTGGTGTGCACCTTCAACGGCCTGTCGAAGAACTACCGCGCCTGCGGTTACCGTGCCGGCTGGATGATCCTCGCCGGCGAAAAGCGCCACGCCAAGGACTACATCGAAGGCCTCAACATGCTGGCCTCGATGCGGCTGTGCGCCAACGTGCCGGCACAGTACGCGATCCAGACCGCGCTGGGCGGCTACCAGAGCATCGACGACCTGGTGGCTCCGGGCGGCCGCCTGGCGCGGCAGCGCGATCTGGCCTGGGAGATGCTGACCGCCATTCCCGGCGTAACTTGCGTGAAGCCGCAGGGTGCGCTGTACCTGTTCCCGCGCCTGGACCCCGCCATCTATCCGATCGAGGACGACCAGCAGTTCATTCTGGAGCTGCTGCAGCAGGAGCGGGTGTTGCTGGTGCAGGGCAGCGGCTTCAACTGGGTTGCCCCCGATCACTTCCGCGTGGTATTCCTGCCTAACAGCGACGACCTGACCGAGGCCATTGGCCGTATCGCGCGTTTTCTGGAAAACTACCGCAAACAACACGGTACCGCCTGA
- a CDS encoding Mth938-like domain-containing protein, which produces MKLHEANTAGSNLFTASGAGHVEINKVRHEGSLIVTADSITPWRPARFEDFCDADFAAVLAKQPELVLLGTGSKLRFPHPKLYATLTNAGIGVEVMDTAALCRTYNILLAEGRGVVAALLQD; this is translated from the coding sequence ATGAAACTTCACGAAGCCAACACCGCCGGATCCAACCTGTTCACCGCCTCCGGCGCCGGCCATGTCGAGATCAACAAGGTGCGCCACGAGGGCAGCCTGATCGTCACCGCCGACAGCATCACGCCGTGGCGCCCGGCTCGTTTCGAGGATTTCTGCGACGCCGATTTTGCCGCGGTGCTGGCCAAGCAGCCGGAACTGGTGCTGCTGGGCACCGGCAGCAAGCTGCGTTTTCCGCACCCCAAGCTGTACGCGACGCTGACCAATGCCGGCATCGGCGTCGAGGTGATGGACACTGCCGCGCTGTGCCGCACCTATAACATCCTGCTGGCCGAGGGCCGCGGCGTGGTCGCCGCGCTGCTGCAGGACTGA
- a CDS encoding GlpM family protein produces MLALFAKCSLGALAVLLIALLSQSRAFYIAGLVPLFPTFALIAHYIVGSERDAQALQRTALFGLWSLLPYALYLLVVYWLSTRTALVPTLLLATLVWLLAAALLLWGWTRLMA; encoded by the coding sequence ATGCTGGCGCTGTTCGCCAAGTGCAGCCTCGGCGCACTGGCGGTCCTGCTGATCGCGCTGCTGTCGCAGTCGCGCGCCTTCTACATTGCCGGGCTGGTGCCGCTGTTTCCCACCTTTGCGCTGATCGCGCACTACATCGTCGGCAGCGAGCGCGACGCGCAGGCCTTGCAGCGCACCGCGCTGTTCGGGCTGTGGTCGCTGCTGCCCTACGCGCTGTACCTGCTGGTGGTGTACTGGCTCAGCACCCGCACCGCGCTGGTGCCGACGCTGCTGCTGGCCACACTCGTCTGGCTGCTGGCCGCCGCACTGCTGCTGTGGGGCTGGACGCGGCTGATGGCCTGA